The following coding sequences lie in one Manis javanica isolate MJ-LG chromosome X, MJ_LKY, whole genome shotgun sequence genomic window:
- the LOC108397023 gene encoding LOW QUALITY PROTEIN: serine/threonine-protein kinase MARK1-like (The sequence of the model RefSeq protein was modified relative to this genomic sequence to represent the inferred CDS: inserted 1 base in 1 codon; substituted 2 bases at 2 genomic stop codons), giving the protein MSSRTPLPTVNERDTENHIRMHRSVDGYTEPHIQPTKSSSRQNIPRCRNSITSATDEQPHIGNYRLQKTIGKGTFAKVKLARHVLTGREVAVKIIDKTQLNPTSLQKLFREVRIIKILNHPNIVKLFEVIETEKTLYLVMEYASRGEVFDYSVAHGRMKEKEAHAKFRQIASAVQYCHQKCIVHRDLKAENLLLDVDMNIKIADFGFSNEFKVGNKLXSPPYAAPELFQGEKYNGSEVDVWSLGVILYTLLNPIKRGSWEQIMKDQWMNVGHEEEELKPYSEPDPDFNDMKRIDIMLTMGFAQDEINDALINKKYDEVMATYILLGRKPPEFEGGESLSSGNLCQRSQSRSDLNNSTLQSPAHLKVQQSISANQKQRRFSDYADPSILPAVSYTKRPQANSVESEQKEEWDKDVAWKLGSTVVRSKTEMTASPLVGPERKKSSAIPSNNVYPGGSMARRNTYVCERTTDRYTALQNGKDSSLTEMSASSLSSVGPAVASAVPSAXPHHQKSMSASGHPVKVTLPTIKDSSEAYRPGPSQRVPAASPFAHSISGSTPDQTCFPRESSSRSTFHGEQLREHCSAAYNGPPASPSHETGAFAHARRGTSTGIISKITSKFVRRDPSEGEASGRTDTSRITSGKPKERDKEEGKDSKPRSLQFTWSMKTTSSMDPNDMMREIRKVLDANNCDYXQKESFLLFCVHGDARQDSLVQWEMEVCKLPRLSLNRVRFKQMSGTSIAFKNIASKIANELKL; this is encoded by the exons ATGTCGTCCCGGACGCCATTGCCGACGGTGAACGAGCGGGACACGGAGAATCA CATCCGGATGCATAGATCTGTGGATGGATATACTGAACCACATATCCAGCCTACCAAATCAAGTAGCAGACAGAACATCCCTCGGTGTAGAAACTCCATTACGTCAGCAACAGATGAACAGCCTCACATTGGAAATTATCGTTTACAAAAAACAATAGGGAAGGGAACTTTTGCCAAAGTGAAATTGGCAAGACATGTTCTAACTGGTAGAGAGGTTGCTGTGAAAATAATAGACAAAACTCAGCTAAATCCTACAAGTCTACAAAAGCTGTTTCGAGAAGTACGAATAATAAAGATACTGAATCATCCTAACATAGTAAAATTGTTTGAAGTTATTGAAACAGAGAAGACCCTCTACTTAGTCATGGAATATGCGAGTAGGGGTGAAGTTTTTGATTACTCAGTTGCCcatggaagaatgaaagaaaaagaggccCATGCAAAGTTTAGGCAGATTGCATCAGCTGTACAGTATTGTCATCAAAAGTGCATTGTTCACCGTGATCTTAAGGCAGAAAACCTTCTCCTTGATGTGGATATGAATATTAAAATTGCTGACTTTGGTTTTAGTAATGAATTTAAGGTTGGGAACAAAT AAAGTCCACCCTATGCTGCTCCCGAGCTTTTCCAAGGGGAGAAGTACAATGGTTCTGAGGTGGATGTGTGGAGTCTTGGCGTCATTCTCTACACACTGCTGAACCCAATAAAGAGAGGCAGCTGGGAACAAATAATGAAAGATCAGTGGATGAATGTTGGTCATGAGGAAGAAGAGCTAAAGCCATACAGTGAGCCTGACCCAGACTTTAATGATATGAAAAGAATAGACATCATGCTCACCATGGGCTTTGCACAGGATGAGATAAATGACGCCTTAATAAACAAGAAATACGATGAGGTTATGGCTACTTACATTCTTCTAGGTAGAAAGCCACCTGAATTTGAAGGCGGTGAGTCATTATCCAGTGGAAACTTGTGTCAGAGGTCACAGTCCAGGAGTGACCTAAACAACAGCACTCTTCAGTCCCCTGCTCACCTGAAGGTCCAGCAAAGCATCTCAGCAAATCAGAAGCAGCGGCGTTTTAGTGACTATGCTGATCCATCCATTCTGCCTGCCGTGTCATATACCAAAAGGCCTCAGGCTAACAGTGTGGAAAGTGAACAGAAAGAGGAATGGGACAAAGACGTAGCGTGGAAACTTGGCAGCACAGTGGTCAGATCAAAAACTGAGATGACTGCAAGCCCTCTTGTAGggccagaaaggaaaaaatcttcAGCAATTCCAAGCAACAATGTATATCCTGGAGGTAGCATGGCAAGAAGGAACACCTATGTCTGTGAAAGGACCACAGATCGATACACAGCACTGCAGAATGGAAAAGACAGCAGCCTTACGGAGATGTCCGCAAGTAGCCTGTCTTCTGTAGGCCCTGCTGTGGCCTCTGCTGTACCCTCAGCATGACCCCATCACCAGAAGTCCATGTCCGCTTCTGGCCATCCTGTTAAAGTCACACTGCCAACCATTAAAGACAGCTCAGAAGCTTACCGGCCTGGTCCGTCCCAGAGAgtgcctgctgcctccccatTTGCTCACAGTATTAGTGGCTCCACTCCAGACCAAACCTGCTTTCCCCGGGAGAGTTCAAGCCGAAGCACTTTTCATGGTGAACAGCTTCGGGAACATTGCAGCGCTGCTTACAACGGGCCACCTGCTTCACCTTCCCATGAAACAGGTGCCTTTGCACACGCCAGAAGGGGAACGTCAACGGGTATAATAAGCAAAATAACATCCAAATTCGTTCGCAGGGATCCAAGTGAAGGTGAGGCCAGTGGCAGAACCGACACCTCAAGAATTACATCAGGGAAACcaaaagagagagacaaggaaGAGGGTAAAGATTCCAAGCCACGTTCCTTGCAGTTCACCTGGAGCATGAAGACCACTAGTTCAATGGACCCCAATGACATGATGAGAGAAATCCGCAAAGTGTTAGATGCCAATAACTGTGattattaacaaaaagaaagttttttgcttttctgtgtcCATGGAGATGCTAGACAGGATAGCCTTGTGCAGTGGGAGATGGAAGTCTGCAAGTTGCCACGGCTGTCACTTAACAGGGTTCGCTTCAAGCAAATGTCTGGGACATCTATTGCCTTTAAGAACATTGCATCTAAAATAGCAAATGAGCTTAAGCTGTAA